A region of Salinibacter grassmerensis DNA encodes the following proteins:
- a CDS encoding GTP-binding protein, whose product GAIHEAGEIKARKADRFAMSDWMTMEKERGISVTSSVMKFPYRGYELNLLDTPGHRDFSEDTYRVLTAVDSVIMVLDNASGVEQQTEKLMEVCRMQDTPIITFVNKMDRHGLPPLDILEDIEDTLDLDTVPLSWPIGMGNRFRGTYNLYRDELHLFSHADMEGEHERLPIDDLGDPQLDEVLGDQADDLRFDVELVREAGDELDLQAYLDGKQTPVFFGSALSNFGVGDMFDTFVEIAPPPQPRPTVTRDVSPYEDGFTGVAFKIQANMDPKHHDRMAFVRV is encoded by the coding sequence GGCGCCATTCACGAGGCCGGCGAGATCAAGGCCCGCAAGGCCGACCGCTTCGCGATGAGCGACTGGATGACGATGGAGAAGGAGCGTGGCATCAGCGTCACGTCGTCTGTGATGAAGTTTCCCTACCGGGGCTATGAGCTAAACCTGCTCGACACCCCGGGCCACCGCGACTTTTCGGAGGACACGTACCGCGTCTTGACCGCGGTCGACAGTGTGATCATGGTGCTCGACAATGCGAGCGGCGTGGAGCAGCAGACGGAGAAGCTCATGGAGGTGTGCCGCATGCAGGACACCCCCATCATTACCTTCGTCAACAAGATGGACCGGCACGGGCTGCCGCCGCTCGACATCCTAGAGGACATTGAGGACACGCTCGATCTGGATACCGTGCCGCTCTCCTGGCCCATCGGGATGGGCAATCGCTTCCGCGGCACCTACAACCTGTATCGGGACGAGCTGCACCTCTTCTCCCACGCCGACATGGAGGGAGAGCACGAGCGCCTTCCGATCGACGACTTGGGCGACCCACAGCTCGACGAGGTGCTCGGCGACCAAGCCGACGACCTCCGGTTCGACGTGGAACTCGTCCGCGAGGCGGGCGACGAGCTGGACCTGCAGGCCTACCTCGACGGCAAGCAGACCCCGGTCTTCTTCGGCAGTGCGCTCAGCAACTTCGGGGTGGGGGATATGTTCGACACGTTTGTCGAGATCGCCCCGCCGCCCCAGCCGCGTCCCACGGTGACCCGGGACGTTTCCCCCTACGAGGACGGCTTCACGGGCGTCGCCTTCAAGATTCAGGCGAACATGGACCCGAAGCACCACGACCGCATGGCGTTTGTGCGTGTCTG